CCGGGCAGCTTCGACGTCGCGCTGCGGATCGCGCTCGGCAAGGACGGCGACGACTTCGGCTCGATCGACCTCCCGCGCTGGCGCGGCAACGTCGAAGAACTCATCACCGAAGACTGACCGGCAAGGTAAACGTCACACTCGGGTCGCAATGTCGGTCGATGGGCCTAGCGTTAAGTAGACGTGGACAGCTCATGCAGACGGAGGTTGGCACCATGGCGTTTGACTTTGCCTCGCTCGAGGTGCCGGTCGTTGCCGCACCGATGGCCGGAGGCCCGTCCACCCCTGAGCTCGTCGCAGCCGTGTCGGCGGCCGGCGGGTTCGGCTTCCTTGCCGCCGGCTACCTCACTCCTGAGGCGATGGCGCAGGCGATCGACCGCACTCGTTCGCTGACCGAGGCGCCTTTTGGCATCAACGTCTTCACCCCGCAGCGCCGGGCGACTGGCCTCGGTGACGACATCGAGGAGTACGCCGAGTCGCTGCGCGACGTCGCTGCGCGCTACGGCGTCGAGCCCGGCGAGCCGACGTTCAACGACGACCACTTCGAGGCCAAGATCGACTATCTCGTCGACAACCCGGTCCCGGTCGTGAGCTTTACCTTCGGCGCAGTCGAGTCCGGCGTCGTACGCCGCCTGCGCGAGGCCGGGGCATTGGTCGGCTTCACCGTGACGTCGGCCGACGAGGCACGCCGTGCTGACGATCTCGGGGCCGACTTCCTGATCGCGCAGGGCGCGCCTGCCGGCGGGCATCGCGGCGTCTGGAGTGAGACCGAGGAACCCAACGTGAGCACGGCGGCGATGGTCGTCGCCTCCGTCCGCGCGGTCAGTGACCTCCCGGTCATCGGCGCAGGCGCCGTCGTGGACGCTGACGGCGTACACTCCCTTCTCGCCGCCGGCTGCGTCGCGGTCGCCATTGGCACGCTGTTCGTGGCCGCCGACGAAAGCGGCGCGAGCGAGGTCCAGAAGGACGCCTACACCAGCGGGCAGTTCGGATCGACGACCGTCACGCGCGCCTTCAGCGGCCGGTATGCCCGCGGGCTGGACAACGACTTCATCCGCAAGTTCTCCGATGCCGCTCCCGCGGCGTACCCGGATCTGCACTACATCACCTCGCCGATCCGCAAGGCCGCGACCGCCGCCGGCGACCCGCAGGCGATGGGCATCTGGGCCGGCGAAGGATTTGCGGCCGCCGTACGCCGCCCGGCCGCCGACATCGTCGCCGCCCTCGACCCCCGCTAGGCCTAACCCCGCGACGTGCGGTGGGTTCACCACCGATAACCGGCCCGGAGCGGTGGTAAACCCACCGCGCGTGGGACTAACACGCGTAGAGACACCCCGAACCACAGAAATCTTGGCCGGGGCGTGGCGCTAAGTTACTCGCGAGTAATATCCTTGGTCACGGGGACACCGCGCGGCACCGACGCCGTACACCCCGCACCATCTTTGAATCCTGAGCCGCTGGAGGCACCGTGGCCCACTACAAGTCCAACCTGCGCGATATCGAGTTCAACCTGTTCGAGGTCCTGAACACCCAGGACCGTCTCGGATCGGGAGTGTTCGAGGAGCTCGACCTCGAGACCGCCAAGGACTTCCTGGCCAACACCCATGAGCGCGCGACCTCGGAGGCGTTCTGCGCCTCCTTCGCCGACGCCGACCGCAACCCACCGGTCTACAACCCGCAAGACTTCTCGGTCGTCATCCCCGACTCCTTCAAGCGCACCTTCGAGATGCTGATGGAGTCCGGCGGTCACTACCTCGACATGGACGCCGAGCTCGGCGGTACGCCGGCCCCCCGCACGCTGTGGTGGTCGATCGGCGAGCTGATCCTGGGCGCCAACCCGGCCGCCTGGATGTACGCCGCCGGGCCCGCGTTCGCCAACATCCTCTACAGCATCGGCACCGATGAGCAGAAGGACTGGGCGCGGCTGTTCATCGACAAGCTGTGGGGCGCCACGATGGTGCTGACCGAGCCGGATGCCGGCTCGGACGTCGGCGCCGGTGTCACCAAGGCCTTCCCCAACGAAGACGGCACCTGGCGGATCGAGGGCGTCAAGCGCTTCATCACCTCGGCCGAGCAGGACATGACCGACAACATCATCCACTACGTGCTAGCCCGCCCCGAGGGCGTTTCGGGCGCCGGCGGCCCGGGCACCAAGGGCCTGTCGCTGTTCATCGTGCCGAAGTTCCACTTCGATCCGCAGACCGGTGAGATCGGCGAACGCAACGGCGCCTTCGTGACCAACGTCGAGAAGAAGATGGGCATCAAGGTCTCCACGACCTGCGAGCTCACCTTCGGCCAGCACGGCACCCCCGCGATCGGCTACCTGGTCGGCGACGTACACGAGGGCATCGCGCAGATGTTCCGGATCATCGAGTACGCACGCATGATGGTCGGCACCAAGGGCATGGCCACCCTCTCCAGCGCCTACCTCAACGCACTCGACTACGCCAAGACCCGCAAGCAGGGCGCCGACCTGACCCAGGCCAACGACAAGTCCGCGCCGCGCATCGAGGTCATCGGCCACCCGGACGTCAAGCGTTCGCTGATGCTGCAGAAGTCGTACGCCGAAGGCCTGCGCGCGATGGTCCTCTACACGGCGTACATCCAGGAGCTCGTGCAGATCGCGAAGTTCGAAGGAAACACCGAGGAAGTCGACCGCCTCGAGCGAATCAACGACCTCATGCTCCCGCTGGTCAAGGCCTGTGGCTCCGAGCGCGCCTACACGCTGATCGGCACCGAGTCGCTGCAGTGCTTCGGCGGATCGGGCTACCTGCAGGACTACCCGATCGAGCAGTACGTCCGCGACTCGAAGATCGACACCCTCTATGAGGGCACCACCGCGATCCAGGGCATGGACTTCTTCTTCCGCAAGATCGTCAAGGACAAGGGCGCGTCGCTGATGTTCGTGGCGCAGCAGATCCAGGAGCTCGCCGAAAACCAGGACGTCGACGGCCGCCTGAAAACCGAGCGTGAG
The nucleotide sequence above comes from Epidermidibacterium keratini. Encoded proteins:
- a CDS encoding nitronate monooxygenase, with product MQTEVGTMAFDFASLEVPVVAAPMAGGPSTPELVAAVSAAGGFGFLAAGYLTPEAMAQAIDRTRSLTEAPFGINVFTPQRRATGLGDDIEEYAESLRDVAARYGVEPGEPTFNDDHFEAKIDYLVDNPVPVVSFTFGAVESGVVRRLREAGALVGFTVTSADEARRADDLGADFLIAQGAPAGGHRGVWSETEEPNVSTAAMVVASVRAVSDLPVIGAGAVVDADGVHSLLAAGCVAVAIGTLFVAADESGASEVQKDAYTSGQFGSTTVTRAFSGRYARGLDNDFIRKFSDAAPAAYPDLHYITSPIRKAATAAGDPQAMGIWAGEGFAAAVRRPAADIVAALDPR
- a CDS encoding acyl-CoA dehydrogenase, translating into MAHYKSNLRDIEFNLFEVLNTQDRLGSGVFEELDLETAKDFLANTHERATSEAFCASFADADRNPPVYNPQDFSVVIPDSFKRTFEMLMESGGHYLDMDAELGGTPAPRTLWWSIGELILGANPAAWMYAAGPAFANILYSIGTDEQKDWARLFIDKLWGATMVLTEPDAGSDVGAGVTKAFPNEDGTWRIEGVKRFITSAEQDMTDNIIHYVLARPEGVSGAGGPGTKGLSLFIVPKFHFDPQTGEIGERNGAFVTNVEKKMGIKVSTTCELTFGQHGTPAIGYLVGDVHEGIAQMFRIIEYARMMVGTKGMATLSSAYLNALDYAKTRKQGADLTQANDKSAPRIEVIGHPDVKRSLMLQKSYAEGLRAMVLYTAYIQELVQIAKFEGNTEEVDRLERINDLMLPLVKACGSERAYTLIGTESLQCFGGSGYLQDYPIEQYVRDSKIDTLYEGTTAIQGMDFFFRKIVKDKGASLMFVAQQIQELAENQDVDGRLKTERELLAQGLADAQAMLGGITGFLMSAQDDITNIYKVGQNTSRLLLAMGDLVMGWQLLKHATIALAKLDEGPKSEKDKAFYEGKVASARFFCSQVLPRLSAEKAMLEATDNSIMDIPVEAF